The Lolium rigidum isolate FL_2022 chromosome 2, APGP_CSIRO_Lrig_0.1, whole genome shotgun sequence genomic interval GCCCGCTCCCCATCCGCGCCGTTCAAAGGAAGGCCAACGGCAACTCCACTCCACCAGCAAGGACTGGCGCCAGTGTGAAAAAAAAAACGGATCAAGGGAAGAACCGAGCTCAAGGACAGAGCCACGCCACATAGGAGCACCATCACCTGCGTGGATTACTCCGGGTGAAAACGAAGATCCTCTTTCGTTTCTGGAGGCGTCATTCTAGAAGGCCTGGCCGCAGGTCGATGTTGTTTCCTTCCTGCAGGTGTGTGTTGCAATTTGCAACAGGCGAGGGGTGCAGCCATGTATGGGGTTCAAGATGTGAGTGGTGATTCAAGGCCTCCGCACCATCGGCGTGCGAGGCCAACAATCAACGGCGCTTCAAGTTTTGTCGTCTCCAGAGCGGCAGTGGCGTGTGTTCCTGTGGCTGGAATGTGTCTAGTGCACTTGAGTGGATGTTACCATGCGTTGGTTGTCATATCTGTCTAGCGGTTGTTGCGTGGCACAGAACTTTGCATCTCGAGAAAATAAATTTAACTTACCACATAACTGCGCAACATGATCCATACATCGAAGCAGAGAGCTCCCTATCTTGCATAACTGCACAACATGATCCATCAGTGGAGAGAAGCAACAAAAATACTACCTTAAAAAGGTCTGATAATAACCAATCAGGATGCAAAACCTGAATGCAGCAAAATGCTCTGCCAGATGTAAGAGGAATATaccgaagaaaacagacaagacACTAGGCAAAATGATGGATGGTCAGAGATATTTAATCCTCGTCACCAGCAGGTCTCGCACAAGACTACCTACATTCCTCGACTCTTATATCTACCTTAGGCTAAATTAAACATGCTACCGTAACAAAACCTGCTATGTCTCATACTATTGCACATGCCCTGTCAACAATGCTAAATGTCTAGCTGTGATTATTTCCGGGATTTTCTTCTGCCGTCAGTTGCCAATTTTTCTTGAATGTTATCTAACTCGAGCATGAAGCAACTAGATTTTGCGCCATCAACGCATATTCCCTTGCCGATGCCTGCCATTTTACGCAACAACATAGCATATctccttttattttctgttttcttcaaGCATCTTTCCTCGTAGTCTTTCAGCTGCTCCTCTCTGAACTTACGGGTCCATCTGGGCACTATGTACTGCGCTGGTATTTCATTGACTCCGAGTTGTGTGAAAACTCTGAATATGTGGCAACACAAAATCCCATCCCTAATAAACTTTGCACATTGGCATCTGAATGCATGTGTGCCAGCTTCAACTAGCACTTCGAAAGAATTTCTATCAAACTCCGGGTTCTCATAGTTGGAGACCTTTTCGAGTCTGTACATTGATCCCCCTTGTATCTCGTGCACGTTGAGTGCTGTAGAATAGTACAGTTCTTTCTGTACTTTCAGAAATATTTGCCTTGTGTATACGTGTGCTGCATGCTTTTCTATTGGCTGCATGGAGAAGTATGCTGGTTCAGTTGCTGATTGCAACGTGTCCTCTTCCTCTGTTTTTACTATGTTCTCCTGCATCCTCTCATATTGTTCAATAAACTTCTCAATTCTGTCCTTAGGAAGCACATTGTCTCTGAATAGTAAGTTTGTCCCTTCACCGTGTACAGCTGATTCGACGAATGGATAGAAATCTGCTCGGAAATAAACAGGAACCCAGCTTTTCCTTGTTTCCCACAAGAGTCGTAGGTACTCATTTTCACTTGCGTCGTATCTATCAATGAGCACAGACCATCCTTCTTCAAATTCCTTTTGTGTCAATGGGTTGTCTACTAGGCTGTGCAGCTCTGCACTAATGTCGCCCCTTGCTGCCATGAAGGCTCCTAGCATTTCATCTGCTTTCCGCATCACATTCAACTTGCAAAACCTGTGCCTTACTTGTGGCATGACCTCTGCGATTGCTTCTGTCATACCTTCATTTTGGTCTGTTATGATTGCTCTTGGCATTTTCCCTCCCATCACATGCAAGAATGTTTGGATCATCCATTTGAAGGTTTCAGCTTTCTGATCTTGTAGCAATGCACATCCAAACAAAAGAGTTCGCCCATGATTATTCATTCCAATAATAGGGGTGAAAGGCATATTATGCCTATTAGTGCTATAGGTAGTATCAAACGATACAAAATCTCCAAAAATCTCATAATCGACCCTCGACCTCCCATCAGTCCAGAAAAGACTCCTTACTATGGTATCTTCATCTGTCTGCATCGTATAGGAAAAACCTAGGTTCCGCAGCTCGAGTTCTTTGAAACGCTTCAGTGCCGTCTCAACATCTGAGTTTTCTTTTCTCCATTGTTCTACACACTGTAGATTGTGCACATCTTTCTCTTTGATGATGGTGTGTTTCCGAAGTTGCTTCTCATTCTCCTGAAAATCTTCATAGCTTTCCTTGGATTTACCCTGCTTTGTTGGAGAACTCCTAGAAATGACTTTTCTTCACTTGACAAGTATTTGTGGTCCAGAAAGAATCTTGTGAGTGATCGGCGTGGACATAATGGATGGTTGTGTTCATGCTTAACTCCTGTGATCTCCCATTGCTCCTGGTGGAGCTTCACTATCACCTTTGCTTGGCATTGTGACCCCAATACATTAAGCTTCCTCTTCCTCTGCAAGTCCTGGGTTGGCTTTAGTTTGCCACTTCGGTTGCATTGTAGATGAAACTTCTTTCTCCTGTAGTTTGATCCCCTCCTTACTGCAAAACCAGTTAACAGGGCATGTGTGCTATAGAATCGTTCTGCGTCTTCAAGGGTCGGAAATTTCATTCCAACTTCTGGTGGTCTTGAATTTTCCAATGCCTCAAAACTAGGGTAAAGCATTTCCCCAGTTCAGTATCTAACTCGCTCCCTGAACTGCTGCCTGAATCGCTTCCACTGCTTGTATCGTTGCTAGGCATTTCATGCACTTCTGTAACATCATGTAACTGATCTTGTGCTTCAGCGTGCTGCATTGTAGGTTCCCCAAAGTTGGATTGTTCATCCAATATAATATCTTCCAAAAGTCCTTCTGCAGCTGTGTCAATGCCATTTGATGCTTGTTCCTGTATGCAAGTGAGAAGTCTATGTTAAGCAATCATATTGAATTCCACTACTTGTACAGAGCAATACGTATATGAGTGGTACTTCTTATGTTTTGTTTGGTTTCTGTACCTGATCATTTTCACCAGTCTGCTGCGGACCTCCTTCTGCTATTGCTTGTTTGCCAACAGGTTCCTGTGTAAGTTAATACTTATTTCCTAGTAAAACCAGGCATGAGAACATTCAAATAAGACATAGCGGTGATGTTGTTTAAGAGAAAGGAGTCAAAAGCACAGCCCTCTCCGAATTCTACTACAAGACACCCATCATGTCACCAACTACACGTTCCCGGAAGAAGCTTAACCACAAAAGGAAATATAGTAGTGATGTTAAGTACTGTCACTTGCAAATGCTGTTATTTTCCCATCAAAGTTGCTCTCATATGATATTTAGGTGGCACAGCAATTCGCCATTTGTTTATGATAATTGTGTACTTTCCTTGTATATTATTAGATGACGAATGCACATTGTAAGCAGATAGGTTCAAGTGATACCTTTTCTACGTGCAGCTCTGCCCCTGACTGGTTCACTTCGGCGACCCGACCTAGATCAGCCACGGCACCCTGTA includes:
- the LOC124690032 gene encoding uncharacterized protein LOC124690032, yielding MNTPDITRRLNQKQVAVGAQMQAADNLGEQVLGPVLVASNTCQGAVADLGRVAEVNQSGAELHVEKEPVGKQAIAEGGPQQTGENDQEQASNGIDTAAEGLLEDIILDEQSNFGEPTMQHAEAQDQLHDVTEVHEMPSNDTSSGSDSGSSSGSELDTELGKCFTLVLSKEGIKLQEKEVSSTMQPKWQTKANPGLAEEEEA